The Gloeobacter violaceus PCC 7421 DNA window GCCTACCTGGAGGCGGCCCAGGGCTTTAACAGCTACAAACAGGTACAGGCCTGGCTCAGAAACGAGTGCGGCCTGGAGGTGTCCTACAAGGTCGTCCATGCCACGCTGCGCTACCGCCTGGGGTTGAGGCCGTCGTCAGGACCACCAGGCACAGGCAATGCGTGAATACCCCGGATTTAGCGGACTGCGGAGCGCAACCGCGAAGCGCGCTCCGCAGCCTGCGCCTCCAGGCGCTCGGCCAGGGTGTCGCAGACTTGTTCGCACAGAGCAAAAATCAAGGGATCGATGATCGTGTAGATGGCGCTTGTCCCCTGCGCCCGGCGGCTGACCATACCGGCGTCCAACAGAATCTGCAGGTGCTTGGAGACATTGGCCTGGGTGCCGGCCGTCGCCTCGACCACCTGGCCGACACTCATCGGTCCGCCGCGCAGCGCCGCCAGAATTTTTAGCCGCGTGGGCTCAGCAAGCACCCGAAAATAACCCGCCACCTCCGCGATTGCCCCATCGCTCGACGGTTTCATCCAACCCCCAGTCACAATCGGGTGTACCAGCAGCTCGATTGTAGCACTGTAATACTTTAAAACTGAGTAACGATGCTTTGTGGCTGCGCGCTCAATAATTGCATGTGCCGGATATCTTTGGGCGCAAGCACAGCTCAGAGTGCCAATCGATACTGCATCACTGTGAATCGAGGATTGGCACCCCAAGCCCTAAGCTGGAAAATTGTCTGAACGTCACCAATCAGCCCCGCACCGCGCCACAAACTTATCTATGGTTTCGCCGGGGAACTTTCAATAGATTATTGTCGCTAAAATTTTAGGAATAGCATTTAAATAGTTGCAGATTGATTGCTTCTTTGAAAGGTTTTTGTGTGTCATTGCAATTTATTTGTATGTGTAATTTTGATTTTACTTGTAGCCTGAATTCCTTCTTAATCTCCGTATAACCAGATGTAGGATAAACCCTTGAATCGGTAGGTTGTGAGGAGTAATCCATGGTTCGATGGAAGCTGTTTGCCATCGGTGCATTCGGTGCTGCGTCGATGGTGTTCTCCAGTGATGCCGCCTCTGCCCAGACCGGCGATCTCGAGCAGATCGACCGCTACACCCGCGAGATTTTTGGCCCGGGTCTGGCCCAGGTCAATTCGGTTTCGGAGTTGAGCGATGTCGATCCCAATTCCTGGGCATTCCAGGCGCTCAAGAGCGTCGTCGAGCGTTACGGCTGTCTGGAGGGCTATCCCGACAGGACCTATCTGGGCAATCGGCCGCTGTCGCGCTACGAATTTGCCGCCGGCCTCAACGCCTGTCTTGAAAAAGTCAACGAATTGCTCGCCGCATCGAGCGGCAACAAGGTGACCAAAGAAGACCTGACGAATCTGCAGCGGCTGCAGGAGGAATTTCGCAACGAACTGGCGGCTTTGCGCGGCCGGGTCGATGCTCTGGAGGCCAAGACCCGCGACATCGAGAGCAAACTGTTTTCAGCCAACGCCAAACTGGACGGTTCGGTGGTCATGGCGGTCACCGGCGGCGGTGGGGGCGGCAGCAACACGGTCCTGACGCCGAGTGCCGCCACGGGGCCCTTCGGCGATTCGGCCTTTTCCCAGTTTCTCGGACCGCTAAGGGCGATCCCGGCCGCCTCGGCCAACGTCAGCTTCGTCGCCCGCACCACCCTCAATCTGCGTGCCTCGATCACCGGCAAAGACGAACTGCTGATTCGCCTGCGCGGCGTCACCGGCCAGGATCTCGGAGCCGTTTTCCCCAACCAGGCGAGCAACTTCGGTACGCTCTTCTACGCCCTCGGTCCGGGCAATGTCGCCTACGACGCCTCCACACCCAACGGCCGCGTCGACGGTGCAGCGCCGGTCTCCATCGACAAGGTCCGCTATCTCTACAACTTCTCAGAAGGGTTTCGCGCCTTTATCGGCCCGCGCGTCGACATTTACGAATTTATCGACACCAACTCCTTCTCCAACGAAGAGACCGACTTTTCGAGCGGCTTCACCATCAACAACCCGATGGTGACCTTCTATTTCACCGGCCCGGGCGGCGGCTTCGATTGGGACATCACCGGCAACCTCGCCTGGCGCGCCATCTACTTCGCCACCACCGGCGGTTCGGCGATCGCCGGCCCCTTCGGCAGCACGGGCCTGTTCGGCGGCACCAACGTGATTGCCACCGAATTCGAGTTCAACCCGAGCAAGACTGCGTTTATCAAGCTGCAGTACGTGCGCCTCACCGAGCTGGGAACACTCTTTGCCACCGGCCTGGGGGAGTTGGCCAACGGCTCCAACAGCGACATTCTGGGGGTGAGCGCCGAGTGGGCGATTGTGCCGCAGGTCGTGCTGTTCGGCC harbors:
- a CDS encoding ArsR/SmtB family transcription factor — encoded protein: MKPSSDGAIAEVAGYFRVLAEPTRLKILAALRGGPMSVGQVVEATAGTQANVSKHLQILLDAGMVSRRAQGTSAIYTIIDPLIFALCEQVCDTLAERLEAQAAERASRLRSAVR
- a CDS encoding iron uptake porin, with product MVRWKLFAIGAFGAASMVFSSDAASAQTGDLEQIDRYTREIFGPGLAQVNSVSELSDVDPNSWAFQALKSVVERYGCLEGYPDRTYLGNRPLSRYEFAAGLNACLEKVNELLAASSGNKVTKEDLTNLQRLQEEFRNELAALRGRVDALEAKTRDIESKLFSANAKLDGSVVMAVTGGGGGGSNTVLTPSAATGPFGDSAFSQFLGPLRAIPAASANVSFVARTTLNLRASITGKDELLIRLRGVTGQDLGAVFPNQASNFGTLFYALGPGNVAYDASTPNGRVDGAAPVSIDKVRYLYNFSEGFRAFIGPRVDIYEFIDTNSFSNEETDFSSGFTINNPMVTFYFTGPGGGFDWDITGNLAWRAIYFATTGGSAIAGPFGSTGLFGGTNVIATEFEFNPSKTAFIKLQYVRLTELGTLFATGLGELANGSNSDILGVSAEWAIVPQVVLFGRFGQLWSNLNGRPAESTFNTVTGTTYQVGLGFPNLLAAGNAAGAIFGQPIRFTGGQYNGLDFATAGIENVIEVYYRLQLSDRFSITPDLQFVIQPANTRDSNGLTIGTLRATFQF